AGGTTGGAACGAACCGTTCGCCGCGATCTATTCCTTGGCGAACGGGATGTAATGGCAGTCGCTACTTCTGACCCAGCACATGTCCAAAACCTGTTCGGGGACTTACAACGGCAATTCCCATCCCTCGATTATTACGATGTAGACATTCCCATCACCTTGCGTTTCATCGCACAGACGAATACACATCTATTAGGACGTTGCCGCATCATCCTGGAAGGGGAATGGATACAGACCATCGAACCTTTATCTTCGCCCTGGGAGATCGATCCCACGCCCATTCCCTTGCGCATTCTGACTTTTGCCCCGGAATGCAATCCTGCTGTTCTGAAACCCAGACAATTACATGTGAAATACAACCAACGGGAATACAGCCTCTCGCTGGAATCTCCAAGGCCATTCCTGATTGGCTTGAGAGCCGACCTGAAGCGCATCGACCCCGACCTGATCCTGACGGATTACGGCGATACCTGGTTGTTTCCGCTGTTGATCCAATGGTCCGAGGAAACCGGGATCGAATTGAACCTAAATCGGGATCGGGAGAGAACGGTACTGACCCGAAAGGCAAACAGTTATTTTGCCTATGGTCAGGTAACCTATCGTGGGTCACAGGCGCATCTCTTTGGACGCTGGCACATCGACCGCAAGAATGCCATGTCTTTCGGCGAGTACGGATTGGAAGGTGCGATGGAACAGGCACGCGTCACAGGTATCGGTGTGCAGGAGATGGCACGTAAATCTCCCGGCGCAGGCATCACTGCCATGCAGATGCTCACTGCCATGCGCAACAACATCATGGTTCCGGTGCAAAAACAACAAGTCGAGGGCAGGAAGACTCTGGCGGAATTGATCCGTGCCGATCATGGCGGGCTGATCTATCAACCCATCATCGGACTCCACGGAAATGTAGCGCAGATCGATTTCTCCTCCATGTATCCTGCAATCATGGGCAAACATAATATATCGCCGGAGACAGTTGGTCTGGAAGATGCACCCGAAGGTCTGATTCCCAAAACCCTGCGTCCCCTGTTGGAAAAGCGCATGATGCTTAAGAACATTTTGTCCGATCTCGATCCACGGGATTGCAGAGTGGAAATCCTCAAGGCGCGAGCATCAGCGCTCAAATGGTTGTTGGTGGTGTGCTTTGGGTATTTGGGATACAAGAATGCCCGTTTTGGAAAGATCGAGTCGCATGAAGCTGTGACTGCCATGAGCCGCGAACTGATGCTGCAAGCCAAGGAGGTGGCAGAAGACATGGGCTTTGCGGTCCTGCACATGTATGTGGATTGTCTCTTTGTTCAACAGCAAGGTTTTCACAAACCGTCCGACTTTACGCCACTTATGAATGCCATCGAAGAGAAAACAGGCATCCCGATCGCATTGGAGGGAGTCTTCAAATGGGTGGCTTTCCTGGCTTCGAAACGGGACGCGCGTGTGCCCGTGCCTAACCAATACTTTGGCACCTTCCAGGATGGGACGCTCAAATATCGCGGCATCGAATTGCGTCGAAGGGACACGACCCCGTGGGTGAGAAAGATTCAATTGAAGGCGTTGGAAATTCTGGCAGGTGCGAATACTCCGCGTGAATTTGCCAACCGCGTTCCAGATGTTATGAATTTGATGGAAGATGCAAAACGTGAACTCAGAATTGGTCGTGTTCCATTGGATGAATTGGTTATCCGTCAAAGGTTAAGTCGAACAGTTGAAGCATACAAGACTCCCTCTCCAGCTGCGCATGCCGCCTTGCAGTTGCAAGCGCATGGCAGGCAGTTCTCTCCCGGTCAATCGTTGGAATTCGTGTTTGCCCGTAATGCTTCCGGAGTCCACGCCTGGGACCTGAATGAGGCATTGGACTCCGGAAAGTTGGATACAAAGCGTTATTACAAGCTTTTGGATCGTGCGATCCAAACAGTGATTGATCCGTGCAAGCCTTTGCTTATGCCGGAACGATTGTTATGAATGGTTACTGTCCCGGCCAGCCAATCTGCCCCTGCCCTTCGCGCACTGCCCAATAAATGATCCCGCCCCAGTTCCAGGAACGTTGATATTGAGGATTGCTGATACTGCCGGCGTCGTCCATGCGCCGCAGGGTCAGGTTGGTATCCCAATAGGCGTCGGGTGTGCCATCGTTGTTGATATCCGCCATCCTTGCGGCAGGCAGGTTTGCTACAGCAGACGGGGGAATCTCGCCTCCGCTGGAATGCGTTTTCCATTCATAACCAGTGATGCCGCGATGTCCTGTTCCGCCGCCGCAGTTGTAATTTCCGTTGCCGTTCGGACCGGCAATGCAACCCTCGATGGCTTCATATTCCTGATACCGCAACTCCCAGAACAACTTGTATGGAGCGCGTCCATTGCCGACAAACAAAGGCATGTCTCCGGGGAGTTCGTCCAATCCACTGACACTGCCTGCAAGGGTGATCGCTCCCACAGCTGGATGGGATGGCACTTCCCATTGAATGGATTGGGATGCGCCATTGGACAACACAAGGTCCCCGATGTGCGGCAGAGTCACAAACATGGGACCTGCCGGTCGCAGGGTCAAGATCAAACGTAGGTTTTGCCAGTCGCCCACCTGCGGATTACCGGGGGAACCACCACCATTGGGAACATAATTCACTCCGCCTGACCCGGAAGACTCCGGCATACCTCCGTTTCTTAGGATGGTTGGCCAGCGCACTAATGTTGCCGGATAGGGTCGCACATCCAGATAGATCTCTGGAAAGGTCACACGTGCCGTGATCTTCCAGCCGCTGTTGGTGCAGGTGATCCCACCAGCCGTCACAGAGAATGATGTACAGGGATGTTGAGGCGGTGTGGTATTGGGCAGCTCACAAGGCATGACCGCCGGTTGCTCGATGATATGCAGGACCTGCCCGGTGCAGTTATCCACCCGGATGGGAAAGACCTTGCAGGAACTGCTTTCCGCGTAATATTCAACCACCTGAAATGCTAGATGATTGCCAGGTGTACAAGCGCCACCGCCATTGTTGTTATTGTCATTCCCACCGCCTTCCTCTCCGCCTCCTTCATTTCCTCCACCTGTGGTGCAAATGATGCTTCCATCCGGTTGAAAGGAACAGGATGGGGCAGTCTGTGCCAGGACGGATAAAGGTTGAACGGCGAGCATGACGATCAGTAGAAGAAATAGACTGGCGCGTTTCATGGCGCGGTCCCCGATAATACGGAAAGAATGTACTGCTTCTCGTTTTCATCTGTGAAAGACTGCCAGTTTTCTGGCAGCGGTTGCATGTCAAGATGCCAAGTGTTACTCAGCCACTTGGCATCCCAGGGCTGGGAGTCGTATAAGGTCGCCACGGTTAGACGGTCGCTGGCATTTTCCGTTACATCGGTGATCTCCAATTTGGGTTCCGTCTGTGTTCCCAGCCAGACCCACTGTCCATCACCCAAATACCCAAAGAGCAGGAAGGAGCGCATGGGCGTGGCAGGCGCAGTGTAGATGTGATCATTTAATGCGTAGACGATGTGAGTGTTCTCGGCATCCTCCACCACCAGACAGATCACGGGATACTCACCGCCCCAGATCTCGACACGATTGCCTTTGACCGTGGATGTCTCGAAACAACCGCGCAGGGCATAAGTCACTGCCGCTTTGCCATTTGCTTTCAGTCGCCATTCCTTGAAATCGGGATTGGGTGGGATGAAACTGACCGGCACATCCACAAGATCATTTGCATCTTTGGGAAGCGTGACGGTTTCCATCTGTCGCATGGGCATCTCTGTGAACCCAAGCAGTTCAGTGGCTTCGGCGCGGCTGTATCCTTCACGGACTGCCAGCGCCCAGGCAATGGTTTTCTCCAAACTTTGATAGATACAGGCAGGCTGGATAATCTGATAATTCTCGCTGATCATGGTCGGTGTAAAGGACCATTCCGACGAATCGGTTGGACAGCCAAACGAATCAACACCTCCCGATGGGCTGGTCACAATGATTTCCGTTGCCACCGGCTCCACCGTCTGTGTCGGGAGGGTGACTGCTTCCGGGGTGGCTTGTACACGGCTCATCAATAGATAGCGATTCAAGCCTGCCATCCCTCCAGCCACAAAAAGCAAGAGCAGGATCAATCCGGTCACAACGGTATAGATACGGGGTTGCCGTTTCCCGGCAAGGTCTTTATAAGTCAATCCATCCAGGATTGTTTTCCAAAGGGATTTCATTCTTCTCCAAAAAAATTATTGATCTTCGCGGGTCACGCCATGCGCCAGATATCCAATGGCGCGCACGGTCACCCAGCGGGCAGGGAATAAGTACCCCGCTGATTGAACTTGAGCGGTGACATAGCAGGCGGGACGTCCCTGATGTCGTCCACAGGAAACCGAGGTGAGGTGCGCGGAACCCGGTCGTTGTGAATTGAAGTAAGCTGCGGCAATTCCATTCCCTGCTGTGGTTGCAGTGATCGTCCCATCCGGCAAAACCGTGATCTCCTGCGCACCAGCATGAGCCGCAAGGTCGGTGGCAGCCACGGTCTCCATCACACGCGCATTCGTCACCATGTAGTCGAGGATGCCCAACAGAAACAGGGACATGATGGGCATCAGGATGGCGAACAACAAAACGGATTGTCCGCGTTCATTTCCTTTGAACTTCATCGCCACTTCGCCTTCCAGGTCTCGGAGCGCGAGATGAACCACTCGCTGTTCCATCCGCTTTGACTCAAACCAAGCAGACCATCAAACAAGGTTGGCGCTTGATACGAGACCAGACATTGCCCAGGCAAACCAGGTCCACTGGGTGGTGAGACTCGCACGCGATACTTCACACCAGCCGTGGCGGACCAATCCGCATTCAGGGTTTGCCAGGCGACATTCACGGCATTGTTTCGGGCGCGTGCGGGATCAGGCGATTGCGATAGGAATTGCGAACAGGCATAGGCAGCTGCAGTCGCCGCGGTGCGAGCCCGATGCGTTGGGATCCATGCCAGCAAACCGAATGCCATAATGACTGCCAGCATTGCGAACAAAGCCGTTTCTGCCAAGGCTTGTCCGCGTTCGCCTTTTCGGTACGGGGTTTTCATTCGAACCCTCCAGCAGAGGGCGGGCCGGGATAGAAGCGCCAAAGGCGAAAGTTGGTCTCGGCCCGTTGCGCTTCGATCAGACGGATGCCAAAGATCCAATCCCGTGAGTCCTCCACACTGATCAACGAACGCACCTGACGCGGACCGGTCTGCCCAGCATTGATCCGGTCCGCGAGATCGGGCCATAAAACATTGTCACGGGCGTTTTCGGTGGCGGGTGTGTTGTATGAACCGGAAGCGACACCCGTGATGAACACGCCCCAATCCGTGGAGGCGGAACGGAAGGCATAAAACGCGGCAAAGGTCATGCCGAACAACAACAGGATCAGGACCGGCATGATCAGCGCGAACTCTGCCATTGCCTGACCCTTTTCCTTCGGACGAATCATTTATCCGCCTCGCGCCATGCGCAGGGCTTCGATGCCGGCTTCGAAGGCGGCGATCAGTTCGTTGCGATAACGGGCGATCACGGCAATCGCGACCACACCGATGGCGCCCAGGATCAGGGCGTATTCGGCAAAGTCCTGACCATCCTCTTCGCGGATGAAACGTTTGAACAAAGTGAACATGGAATCTCCTTTTTGAAATGAAAATCGGCTGGCAGTTGAACTGCCAGCCGACATCATAGTGATTCAGGTTGTGGGGAGGTTGGTCCGTGTCGCTTGTTGTTTGTTTTATATGCCAGTGAAAAATCCCAATGTCATTATTTTGACTTCAGCAACCTTGCCGAGTTCCCCATAATGCCAATATCAGGCAGGGATTGCGCTGCGGCAGCGAGAACAGGCGGGAGGATACCCAGCGCGGCGAGAGATAATCCCACAAGGTTATAGATGGTTGTGAACGCCAGATTCGTCTTGACGATCCGCATGGTGCGGTGGGCGATCTTTAATACATCTGGCACCAAATTCCAGTCTTCGCGCATGAGGGCGATATGCGCCGCTTCGATGGCAACATCCGTGCCCGCCGCGCCCATTGCCATGCCGACATTTGCCTGGGCAAGCGCGGGCGCATCGTTCACACCGTCGCCGATCATTACGACAACGTGTCCCTTTGCCTGATATTCCTTGACCACATCGATCTTGTGTTCTGGTAACAGATTTGCACGGTAGGAGACACCCAATTTTTCTGCCAGCGCGGAAGCTGTTCTTTCGTTATCTCCCGTGAGTAGTTCAATATGCCGAATCCCGAGCGAACGAACTTCAGCCAGTGCATTAGGAACTTCGGAACGTAAAGTGTCCGCTGCCGCGAACACGCCCACCAACTCCTGATCACGTTCCATGAACAAGAGGGTCTTGCCTTGTGCTTCCAGGTCTTTGGCAATGGGCAATGATGCAGCAGAAGGGATCATGCGTCGATTGCCAATCCGAATAGCCTGGGCATTGATGATTGCCTGAACTCCATGTCCAGGGATGGCTTCAAATTTTTCAGGTTCGACCAAAACGGCTTTTTCCTCACGAGCCATCATACGCACGGCTTCCGCCAGTGGATGTTCGGAGTAGCGTTCGGCAGAGGCAGCAAGACCCAGTAAATCGGAACGTGCTAACCCATTTAACGAAACTACATCCGTAATCTGCGGCTGTCCGAGGGTGAGCGTGCCAGTCTTATCCACCAACAGAACATCGGCGCGCGCCAGTAGTTCGAGATACTTGCCGCCTTTGATGAGCAATCCGCGTTTTGCGCTTGCGCCCACCGAGGCAAGCATGGCAACCGGAGTTGCCAGCGCGAAGGAACAGGAGCAGGCGACCAACAGGACAGCGGCAGTGGATAATGGATTACGGGTAAATAAGAAGGTCAACCCCGCAATGACAGCGACCACGGGCAGATACCAGGCGCTGAATTTATCGGCGATCTGTTGAACGTCAGCGCGATGCGCCTCAGCCTCTTCCACCATTTTGACCACGCGTCCGAAGGTGGTGTCCGTTCCAATTCGGTCCGCGCGGATGCGCAGACTACCCAGTTTGGCAATCGTTGCCGCATACACATGGGTTCCGTTTGCGGCTTCAACAGGCATGGATTCGCCTGTAATGGCAGATTGATCAATCGTGGCTTGACCGCTGATGACTTCGCCGTCCACAGCGATCTTTTCGCCTGGACGGACGATGATCGTTTCACCGACTTTCACCTCGGTGACTGGGACTTCGACTTCCGCTCCATCGCGTTCCACACGAGCAGTTAATGGGGCGAGTGAGGTTAGTTCCTTTACCGCGCGGCGGGCAGATTCTGTGGTGAAGTTCTCGACATAATCACCGACTCGCATGAAGACAACGACAAGCGCCGCCGTGACCCATTGTCCAACCGCGAGTGCGGCAATGACACCGATGGTCATCAGGGTGTGCGAAATGATCTGACGTTTCAATGTGGCGCGGATGACGTTCAGAAAGACACGGTAACCGCCTGCGATGACCAACACGACACCCAACGGAAAGGGGACCAGGTCGTTGAGAAAATCGAACAAGCCCAAGCCTTCGCCGAAGATCACTACACTGAGGATAATGGCGAACACACTGACCAGCAGGATCGTCAGTCGGCGGTTGAAATCGCCCATTGAAACAGGATCAGCTTTGGGTGAGTCCGAGGCGGGGACATCATAGCCAGCGCCCTGAACCGCTGTGCGAATGGCAGGCAAATCCACTTTGGATGGATCGAGTCGCACAATCGCTTTTTCGGTGCCAAGAAACACATTGACGGATTGTACGCCAGGCAGTTTTTCGATGGCGTGTTGGACGTGTTGGGCGCATTCGGCACAGTCCATGCCTGAGATGGGAATTTCGAGGGTTTGTGGATTAGCCATTTAATCTCCTCTATCGTTATCATCAATTATCATTTCAACATTTGCAACCAACTGCCAATTACAGTGACAGACCTGCTTTCTGAAATTTGAGTTCAATCCTTTGGGCCATATCATTCATGGTTGCCTCCACTTGGGGGAACGCAAACCAAACGATGCCGATTCCGAATATCACGCCAGTGATCAATCGCATCCAGAGGTTGAAAGAACCAGCCGCATCGCCCGCATAGAATGTCGCTGGGAAAATGTGATTTGTCAGTGTGGCAAGCCAGGCATTGTTGTCGCGGAAACTGTTGCCAAAGTCAATAATGTCACTGATGAGATGTGTGCCGCCATCAACTGCCATCGGTAATGCCGAGAGCATCAAGGCTCGAAAGGAAAGTGCAAATAGCTTTTTGCGGACAAAGCCATACGCCAGCGCGGAGATCCATAAACTCCCGTACCACCACGTAGTCCGTTCGCACCAAGCCACTTTCCAGCCCATCTGCTGGTTACCCAAAAACTGGCGCAGGACAAGTGGATTGTTGGTCGGCTGCCAGGCCGTTTGAATTTCAGACAGTGAATAGGTCATCTTTGACCCGAATAGAAAGTAAGATCGCTCCGGAAGTTGATGACATTCAAGCGCATAAATCAGGTAAATTACCTTTGCTGCACCTGTCCAGCCAAATTTCATAAATACTGGCGCGAGCCAGGGCAGACCTATAAAAAAACCCCAAGCTACCGCAAAAGCCAATAACCAGTTGCGGCTCAACCAATGAACTATGCGATTGGCGATCACTGCGCCAGATTTCTTACGTTTCACGACCTCTAAAGTACTTGTCTCCATTGCTCTAACTCCTCAAGCGCGTAACATCCGCAACCCACTTCCAATGACGATAAATTCGCTGATCTCGTGTCCTAGCACTGCAATCGGCAGTGAAAAGGCGCCTGCAACCGCGCCGATGACCAGCGCGCCGATCACGATGGCGGATAGCGCCAGGTTCTGGTTCACCACCGATTGGTTGCGCTTTGCCAGCTTGAGCGCATACGCCAATTTTTCGAGATCGTCCGCCATGAGCGCGACGTCTGCGGTTTCGAGCGCCACATCCGTTCCGGCTGCGCCCATCGCCACACCCACGGTTGCCTCCGCCAGCGCGGGCGCGTCGTTTACACCATCGCCAACCATCGCCACGTGCCCGTAGCGCTGCGCGAGTTCGCGGACCTTTGTCACTTTATCTTCCGGTTTCAAGTCCGCGTAGATTTCATCAATGCCGAGTTCACGGGCAATGGCTTGCGCAGTACGTTCGTTGTCACCCGTGAGCATCACCACTTTTTCCACACCTGCCGCGTGGATAGCGTCAATCGCCTTTGCTGCGTTGAGGCGGATGTTATCGCGTATGGCGATCATACCCCAGGGAGCCTCTTCATCCCCAAGCACCACCACCGTTTTTCCCTCGCCCTGTAGCTGGTTGATGTCTCCCCACACCCCATCCAGTGAAACGCCCAACTTTGAGTGGAACATGTCTGGGCTGCCGACATAGATCGTGCGTCCGTCAAGCCTGGCCGAAGCTCCAGCACCGGTCAGGGAGCGGAACTCGGCCAATTCAGACGGCTGAATACCCTGCGCCTCCGCATGCCGGACGATAGCTTGCGCCAGCGGGTGTCCACTGCGACGCTCGATGCCCGCTGCCAACGCCAGCAGTTGCTGCTGCGAAGCGGCTAAGCGATCCGGGTCTTGACGCAGCAGGAGCACATCGGTCACTTCCGGCTCGCCACGCGTCAGCGTGCCGGTCTTGTCCATTGCGACCACCTTGACTTTCGCCAGTTCCTCGACATACACGCCGCCTTTGATGAGCACTCCCTGCCGCGCGCCAGTACCCAAGGAAGCCACCAAAGTGATGGGGATGGAAATGACGAGCGCGCATGGAGCGGCTGCCACTATGAATACAGTTGCGCGCGTAATCCAAGTGACCCAATCCGCGCTGAAAAATAGCGGCGGCACAATCGCAATTAGAATTCCAATCGCAAGCACAGCGGGGCTGTAGCGCGCGCCGAATCTTTCAATGAACCTTTGGCTCTTGCCCTTCTTTTCCTGGGCTTCCTCAACCATATGGATGATGCGGCTGATCGTGTTATCGGCAAAGGTCTTGGTGGCGCGTACTTCCAGCGCACCCTCGCCGTTGATGCTACCGGCGAACACAGGATCGCCGGGCTGTTTTTCCACAGGCACGCTTTCACCGGTGACTGGCGCCTGATTAACACTGGAAGCACCAACAAGAATCTCGCCATCCGTTGCCATCGCCTCTCCTGGCTTGACGATGAACACATCACCAACTTCCAGTTCTTGCACAGGGATTTCGCGCTCGACTCCACCGCGGCGCACAAGCGCAACTTTTGGTGCGAGATCCATCAACGCCTTGATGGCAGCGCGCGTTTTCTCTTCGGTATAACCTTCGGCAGCTTCGCTGATCGAATAGAGGAATACCAGCATCGCGCCTTCGCCTGCCAGACCCATGATCGTAGCAACGACAGCCGCTGTGCTCATTAGCAACTCAATGCCAATTTCACGCTCGAAGATCAGTTCTTCAATCGCTTCACGTCCGAAATAGTATCCGCCAATCAGAATCGCCGCGATGTAGACGACGGTTGAGAAAATTGCGGGTACACCTGCCAGCCCAAGTAACCAGCCAATTAACAGAAACACACCTGACGCAACTGATGTTAATACCTTGGGGTTACGCCAGGGCTTTGGTTGTTCTGCCATCTCCATCCCCTTCTGCGGAGGGAAGCCGAGTGATTCCAGTTTTTCTTTCACCGCTTCGGGCTTGGTGGAGGCAGGATCATATGTGATCGCTACCTTGGCGGACTTAGGATAGATTTTCAGTTCGGCAATGCCGGGAAAGCCTTGCAGGCCGCGCTCAATGGCGGCGGCGTCATGTTCGCAATCAAGGTTGGCGACACGAAGTTCGAGTTGTTTGGTGTTCATTGGTTTACTCCTATGCAGGTAAATGTGTAAATCTAACGGAGCAACAAGTGCTCTACTTAACGTAACGAAATTACCTCGCGGTACTTGCCGCCTGGCGTTTGCTCCGGCGGTTCATCGGCGTGCTCGAGTGTAACGTGATTGAGCTTATGGTTGGCGAGCAGGCATGTGATCTCGGTATGCACCGCATCCCACACGCGATTCGGCTCGGAGTCATGTGCCAGGCGCAGGCGCACGCGCAGGCTCAACGGCGCGGTCTGCAAGACCTGGAACTGCTCGATGCCTGGGATGTGATAAATCGAGGTGCCGAACAGCAGCGGCGGAACCGTAATCCGTTCACCATGATCCGTAGGAAAGACAAGCATATCAGCGGCGCGACCTTGCACGCGGATCGCAGGCAGCGGGTTCCCGCACGGGCAAGGATCGGGGCGCTCCAGGACGCTGTCGCCGAGGTCGTAGCGCAGGATCGGTTGCACCCGGTTGGCGAGGTTGCTGACGAGAACCGTGTACGATTGTATACCGGGCGGCACAGGCTGGTAGTCAGCATCAACCGGCTCGAGCACCACCCAGTCGCTATTGACGTGCAGCCATCCGTGTTCGCAGCTATAACTCATGAAAGGGCACTCAGAGGAAGCATACATATTACCAACTTTGGCGTTGAACACACTGGCAATGCGGTCATATTCGTTCAGAGCCAGTCCTTCAGCTGTCACGATAATCAGTACCGGCTTGATGTGCAGACGGCCGGATTCTTGTTCGTTGGCAAGCAATTTCATTACAGTCCCATAACTTACGAGAATGAGGGGCTGAAATGTGTTGAGTTCAGCCACAAGATCAGATAGGGGAGCGCGTACCGACAGGGGACATAACATTCTGCCGAGCCGCGCACCGAAGTAACTAATGCCGACGCCGGTGGCGGTTGGAGTGCCCATTGCAAGAACTAATCCGATGCGTCCGCCGGCGGTGATGATCCGGAGGATGTTGCGGACACCGAGCCAGGCGTGCAACATGTTTAAGAAGAGTGGCCCGACCACGGAAAGGGATCGCCTGTCTGCAAGAAAGATACCGTGAGTCCCGGTAGTTCCAGACGTTGTTACTACAAGGTACTTGCCCAAAAATTGCTTTCCGAACAGATTGGGGTTTTCAACGAAGTGACGAGCCTTCTCAAGCGTCACCTCATGGTCGGTGACCCAGTCGTCAAAACGCGCCATCAGCTTCTTCTTGTCGGTGATCGGCAGCAAGGTTGGATCCTCGACCCGCTCAGGCAAGCCTTTGTAAAGCTCGCGATAGTAGGGTGAGTTGGCACGTGCATAGGCCACCATCTCGGCAAGGCGTTTGCGCTGCCGCTGCTTTATCGTAGCCGGCCCTTGCTGTCTGGCTTTGCGCACGTCGAGCAACAACTGTAGAGTATTCTCGCTCAAAGTCATGTCTCCTGACTTGTTTCCAATTTGAGTTTTAACTTTCGACATCATTGGCCGTTGAACATGGCCGCCTTTCAACGTATCACTCGCGGCAAGAAGCGCCCCGTCCTCTTCATATACTCGCGATACGCGTCGCCGAATTTTTCGATCATCGCGCGCTCTTCACGCTGGATGCGGAGGAGAACGATCACACATATGCTTTCACAAAGTTCGCCGTGAAAAAGTACCATGATCCATGTATGGCTTGCAGTTGAAAGCCCACCGACTCTGCCAACCGCTGCACCGTCGTTCGCGATTGATAGTGCGGGTCGGGGAAGATTTCCGTGATCGAAAGCAGACCACCGGGTTTTAGCGCCGCTTGGCATTGATGCAGCGCTGCTGCCCGGTCTGGGATTTCGCCCAACACGGTGCAGAAATAAATCACGTCAAAATAATCTGGCGGAAAATGCGATTGCGTTGCATCGCCCAGGATTGGCGTCAGGTTCGACACGCCAGCCTGTGCTGCACGCGCTTTGAGCCGTTCAATCATTCCAGGCTGGATGTCCAAGCCGATAACTTCGCCGCCGGGCAGCACTCGCCGGGCGGCAGGGATGAGCAGCCGGCCCGGGCCAGGGCCCACTTCCAATACGCGCTGTCCCGGTCGCAGCCCAATGCGATCCAGGGTTGTCTGTGTGCTTATCAGCCAGTTCATTAATGGGCTTTCCAATGCCCCGGCAAAGAAAGTCGGACAGGGCATGGAGTGGCGACGGCTTACCCACCGCCACCACAGGTTCGCCAACACTAAAACCACTAGAAGTAGACTGATGACAATGTAGAATGTCATTGGGCTGATCTCCGTGGCAAGAAACGTCCTGTCCGTTTCATGTAGCAGTCATGAACGAATGAGCGGGCTTTCTGGATTTGTACAGCGACATAGTGCCGAAAATCGTTGCATATCGAGCCGTCTCCGTGACATCCTGAAAATCAGCTTTGTTAAAAAACACCGGCAGCAGCCCATTCACGTTGTCAGAAGTTGTACTGAAACCGTCCAAAAATTGCACCAGAAAGAAAGCCAGCCGCATTTTCACACTATTTGCCTTTCCCCAGTCTGCTACATGTAATTCACCGCCAGGTCGCAGGACTCGATATACTTCTTTTAAAGTGCGCTCCTTATCCTCACGCGTCAGGTGATGGAAGAGCAAACCAGAAAACACACGATCAAACGAGTTGTCGGGATATGGCAGATCAAATGCCATACCTTCGTCGAGAGTAATGTTTAGACCAGATCTGGAAATCTTCTCTTTCGCGATTCCAAGGGCCTTGGGATCACCATCCAAGCCAGTCACTTCCGTATTGGGGAAAGATTGCTTGATGATGAGCGTAAGTGTTGCTGTTCCGCAACCCAAATCCAGAACGCGATGATTTTTAGCAAGCCGAGCCTGACGAACAAGAGCTTGCTTGAACTCAGTTTCATGCATTAACTTGTCCATCACAGTGTCATAGAGACCAGTCAGCCATTCATATCGCAGGGCAGGAATATAGTTGGTGCGATCATCGTTCATGTTCTATTCTCCTTATCAGATAAAATCGTAAAATTGTTTTGATAACCAACAAACAATCGGCGGGACTTGGCCCACTTTCATTCTCGACCCCGTCATGTGAAAGATTCTTCACCCACAAGAGCATCATCGCGGCTTTGTTTGGAAATTGTCAGCATC
This portion of the Anaerolineales bacterium genome encodes:
- a CDS encoding class I SAM-dependent methyltransferase, with translation MNDDRTNYIPALRYEWLTGLYDTVMDKLMHETEFKQALVRQARLAKNHRVLDLGCGTATLTLIIKQSFPNTEVTGLDGDPKALGIAKEKISRSGLNITLDEGMAFDLPYPDNSFDRVFSGLLFHHLTREDKERTLKEVYRVLRPGGELHVADWGKANSVKMRLAFFLVQFLDGFSTTSDNVNGLLPVFFNKADFQDVTETARYATIFGTMSLYKSRKPAHSFMTAT
- a CDS encoding phenylacetate--CoA ligase family protein, with the protein product MSENTLQLLLDVRKARQQGPATIKQRQRKRLAEMVAYARANSPYYRELYKGLPERVEDPTLLPITDKKKLMARFDDWVTDHEVTLEKARHFVENPNLFGKQFLGKYLVVTTSGTTGTHGIFLADRRSLSVVGPLFLNMLHAWLGVRNILRIITAGGRIGLVLAMGTPTATGVGISYFGARLGRMLCPLSVRAPLSDLVAELNTFQPLILVSYGTVMKLLANEQESGRLHIKPVLIIVTAEGLALNEYDRIASVFNAKVGNMYASSECPFMSYSCEHGWLHVNSDWVVLEPVDADYQPVPPGIQSYTVLVSNLANRVQPILRYDLGDSVLERPDPCPCGNPLPAIRVQGRAADMLVFPTDHGERITVPPLLFGTSIYHIPGIEQFQVLQTAPLSLRVRLRLAHDSEPNRVWDAVHTEITCLLANHKLNHVTLEHADEPPEQTPGGKYREVISLR
- a CDS encoding methyltransferase domain-containing protein, whose amino-acid sequence is MPCPTFFAGALESPLMNWLISTQTTLDRIGLRPGQRVLEVGPGPGRLLIPAARRVLPGGEVIGLDIQPGMIERLKARAAQAGVSNLTPILGDATQSHFPPDYFDVIYFCTVLGEIPDRAAALHQCQAALKPGGLLSITEIFPDPHYQSRTTVQRLAESVGFQLQAIHGSWYFFTANFVKAYV